Proteins encoded by one window of Acuticoccus sp. MNP-M23:
- the proC gene encoding pyrroline-5-carboxylate reductase produces the protein MTAKLTAERPLVLVGAGNMGGAMLEGWLASGIEPELIVVVDPAADRTVHPFDTPGLTVMDKAPQTPAGVIFIAVKPYLVADVLPTMKSAHDERTMLVSIAAGVPIVKLQAIGPGPVVRAMPNTPASIGEGATVAVADGTSEGERALADTLLSAIGKTWWLTEEPLLDAVTGVSGSGPAYVFHMVEALTAAGIAEGLPADLAAGIARQTVVGAGALLGRSPLEPGTLRENVTSKGGTTAAALGVLQDSGALTELMTEAVKAAAARSREFGS, from the coding sequence ATGACGGCGAAACTAACGGCAGAACGGCCTCTGGTTCTGGTCGGTGCCGGGAATATGGGCGGCGCCATGCTGGAAGGCTGGCTGGCATCCGGGATCGAACCCGAACTGATTGTCGTGGTCGACCCTGCTGCGGATCGTACGGTGCACCCGTTCGACACCCCCGGCCTGACCGTGATGGACAAAGCGCCCCAAACGCCGGCCGGCGTTATCTTCATTGCGGTAAAACCCTATCTCGTTGCCGACGTTCTGCCGACGATGAAGAGCGCGCATGACGAGCGGACCATGCTGGTCTCCATTGCCGCCGGCGTTCCCATTGTTAAGCTGCAGGCGATCGGGCCGGGTCCGGTCGTGCGCGCCATGCCCAACACGCCCGCCAGCATTGGCGAGGGCGCGACGGTTGCCGTGGCCGACGGCACCAGCGAGGGCGAGAGGGCGCTGGCCGACACGCTCCTTTCCGCCATCGGCAAGACGTGGTGGCTCACCGAAGAGCCGCTTCTCGATGCGGTGACCGGCGTGTCCGGTTCCGGCCCCGCCTACGTCTTCCACATGGTTGAGGCGCTGACAGCTGCCGGCATTGCCGAAGGCTTGCCGGCAGACCTTGCGGCGGGCATCGCGCGGCAGACCGTGGTCGGCGCCGGTGCGCTTCTTGGGCGCAGCCCGCTTGAACCGGGCACGCTTCGTGAGAATGTGACGTCCAAGGGCGGCACCACAGCAGCCGCGCTCGGCGTCCTGCAAGACAGCGGCGCCCTCACCGAGTTGATGACCGAAGCCGTGAAGGCTGCGGCCGCGCGCTCCCGCGAATTTGGCAGCTGA
- a CDS encoding YbjN domain-containing protein, with translation MSLIDHDDFTLTANPIDRIEEVANGNDWTYERAGDDEITISIAGRWSAYHVAFTHMEEFESLHIAVAFDLKVTEPRYTEVVRLLALVNERMWMGHFDLWSKEGVVIFRHTQLLNGEEVPASEHVQALLSHAVETCDSHYQAFQFVVWAGKSAQEALEGALFETAGEA, from the coding sequence ATGAGCTTGATCGACCACGACGATTTCACGTTAACCGCCAATCCCATCGATCGGATCGAGGAGGTCGCCAACGGCAACGACTGGACCTACGAGCGCGCTGGCGACGATGAGATCACCATCTCGATTGCGGGCCGCTGGAGCGCCTACCACGTCGCCTTCACCCACATGGAGGAATTTGAAAGCCTTCATATCGCCGTTGCATTCGACCTCAAGGTCACCGAACCGCGCTACACCGAAGTCGTCCGCCTGCTCGCCCTTGTCAACGAACGGATGTGGATGGGTCACTTCGACCTGTGGTCCAAGGAAGGCGTCGTGATCTTCCGCCACACCCAGCTCCTCAACGGCGAAGAGGTGCCCGCCTCCGAACACGTGCAGGCGCTGCTCAGCCACGCGGTGGAAACCTGCGACAGCCACTATCAGGCGTTCCAGTTTGTTGTCTGGGCCGGTAAGTCGGCGCAGGAAGCGCTCGAGGGCGCGCTATTCGAGACCGCCGGCGAAGCCTGA
- a CDS encoding accessory factor UbiK family protein, whose product MTQTNNRLIDEIARLATDAAAVAQGARREVETVVRAQIERLLAEANVVSRDEFEAVKAIATRAADENDALRARVEALEARHQGDTQTAPSSNAAH is encoded by the coding sequence ATGACCCAGACCAACAATCGCCTGATCGACGAGATCGCCCGCCTCGCGACGGACGCTGCCGCCGTTGCACAGGGCGCCCGCCGCGAGGTGGAAACCGTGGTGCGCGCCCAGATCGAGCGCCTGCTGGCCGAAGCCAACGTCGTCAGCCGGGACGAGTTCGAGGCTGTGAAGGCCATCGCCACCCGCGCCGCCGACGAAAACGACGCGCTGCGCGCGCGTGTGGAAGCGCTCGAGGCCCGTCACCAGGGTGACACGCAAACCGCGCCAAGCTCCAACGCTGCGCACTGA
- the lgt gene encoding prolipoprotein diacylglyceryl transferase, with translation MSLVLPFPVFDPVAISLGPIAIRWYALAYIAGIMLGWYYARRLVSAPSLWGSRPHPDLRDIDDLVTWATLGIVAGGRLGFVLIYNPAYYLSHPLDALKVWEGGMSFHGGLIGVLVAGLLFARSRKIAGLALFDILCTIVPVGLLFGRIANFINGELWGRPSDVAWAMVFPGAGPEPRHPSQLYQAAMEGALLLLVLGIAVRLGALRRPGLACGLFGAGYGLARIVGENFRMPDAQLGFFFGGLTMGMLLSVPMVLIGAILIVRAMQRPAL, from the coding sequence ATGAGCCTTGTCCTGCCGTTTCCGGTGTTCGACCCAGTGGCGATCTCGCTCGGACCGATCGCCATCCGCTGGTATGCGCTGGCCTATATCGCCGGCATCATGCTCGGCTGGTACTACGCGCGCCGTCTTGTTTCGGCACCCTCCCTCTGGGGGAGCCGGCCCCATCCGGACCTGCGCGACATCGACGATCTGGTGACCTGGGCGACCCTTGGCATCGTCGCCGGGGGGCGGCTCGGCTTCGTCCTCATCTACAATCCGGCCTACTACCTGTCCCACCCGCTCGATGCGCTGAAGGTGTGGGAGGGCGGCATGTCGTTCCATGGCGGGCTGATCGGCGTGCTTGTCGCCGGCCTCCTGTTCGCGCGCTCGCGGAAGATTGCGGGGCTGGCGCTATTCGACATCCTTTGTACCATCGTGCCGGTGGGGCTCCTGTTCGGGCGGATCGCCAACTTCATCAACGGCGAGCTCTGGGGCCGGCCGTCCGATGTGGCGTGGGCTATGGTGTTTCCGGGTGCAGGGCCGGAGCCGCGGCACCCGAGCCAGCTTTATCAGGCCGCGATGGAGGGAGCGCTCCTGCTTCTGGTGCTTGGCATTGCAGTGCGGCTCGGTGCATTGCGGCGGCCGGGGCTGGCGTGCGGCCTGTTCGGCGCCGGCTACGGGCTGGCGCGGATCGTCGGCGAGAATTTCCGCATGCCGGATGCGCAGCTGGGGTTCTTCTTCGGCGGGCTGACCATGGGGATGCTCCTGTCCGTGCCGATGGTGCTGATCGGCGCAATCCTGATCGTTCGCGCGATGCAGCGGCCTGCCTTGTGA
- a CDS encoding SAM-dependent methyltransferase, with the protein MTPVEERLKRRIALTGPISVADYMAACVGDPDGYYARQEPFGASGDFVTAPEISQMFGEIVGAWLLDRWRADGAPDGIDLVELGPGRGTLMADILRVVRRDPRFIAASRVVLVESSQRLRKRQAETIGGLHPRLSFADRPPRERPLYLVANEFFDALPIRQFVRQDSRWFERTVGVEGDRLLFGLSPFPAPVTGEAPDGAVREVCAMGEAIARDIAETLTTHGKGAALIVDYGYADAIGGETLQAVHRHDHAEVLDRPGEVDLSAHVDFGALGRAAARGGAKAHGPVGQGAFLVALGLVERAGQLGTGASTETQDEIRAAVNRLAGVGPGEMGDLFKAMALTVTADIPPGFAPG; encoded by the coding sequence GTGACCCCGGTGGAGGAGCGGCTGAAGCGGCGCATTGCGCTGACCGGGCCGATCTCGGTGGCAGACTACATGGCTGCCTGTGTCGGCGATCCGGACGGCTATTACGCCCGGCAGGAACCGTTCGGTGCCAGCGGCGACTTTGTGACCGCGCCGGAAATCAGCCAGATGTTCGGCGAGATTGTCGGCGCCTGGCTTCTGGACCGGTGGCGGGCGGACGGTGCGCCGGACGGGATCGACCTTGTGGAGCTGGGCCCCGGCCGCGGCACCCTGATGGCCGACATCCTGCGGGTGGTTCGGCGGGACCCGCGGTTCATTGCAGCAAGCCGGGTGGTGCTGGTGGAAAGCTCGCAGCGGCTGCGCAAGCGCCAGGCTGAGACCATCGGCGGATTGCACCCGCGCCTGTCATTTGCCGACCGTCCGCCGCGCGAGCGCCCGCTCTATCTGGTCGCCAACGAATTTTTCGACGCTCTGCCGATCCGCCAGTTCGTGCGCCAGGATAGCCGCTGGTTCGAGCGGACCGTGGGTGTTGAGGGCGACAGGCTGCTGTTTGGCCTCAGCCCGTTTCCGGCGCCTGTAACGGGCGAGGCGCCCGACGGGGCCGTGCGCGAGGTGTGCGCCATGGGCGAGGCGATCGCCAGAGACATTGCCGAAACGCTGACCACCCACGGCAAGGGCGCCGCGCTCATTGTGGACTATGGCTACGCGGACGCCATCGGCGGCGAGACGCTGCAGGCCGTCCACCGGCACGACCATGCCGAGGTGCTGGACCGGCCGGGCGAGGTGGACCTCTCCGCCCACGTGGACTTCGGCGCGCTGGGGCGGGCCGCGGCGCGCGGCGGCGCAAAGGCCCACGGGCCGGTGGGGCAGGGCGCATTTCTGGTGGCGCTGGGGCTGGTCGAGCGGGCCGGGCAGCTGGGCACCGGCGCATCGACCGAAACGCAGGACGAGATCCGCGCCGCGGTGAACCGCCTCGCCGGCGTCGGCCCCGGCGAGATGGGCGACCTTTTCAAGGCGATGGCGCTGACGGTGACGGCGGACATTCCGCCGGGCTTTGCGCCGGGTTGA
- a CDS encoding YggT family protein, whose product MASIITLLLTIIEMYTWIVIASAVFSWLYAFNVVNPRNQFISTVGNVLYRLTEPVLGRIRSVLPAMGGLDLSPLLLLLGLFFLRVLIINNAGALIG is encoded by the coding sequence ATGGCATCCATCATCACGCTGCTCCTCACGATCATTGAGATGTACACCTGGATCGTGATTGCCTCGGCGGTTTTCTCCTGGCTCTACGCATTTAATGTCGTGAACCCGCGCAACCAGTTCATCTCCACGGTCGGCAACGTGCTTTACCGGCTGACCGAGCCCGTGCTCGGCCGCATCCGCAGCGTGCTGCCCGCCATGGGCGGGCTGGACCTTTCACCGCTGCTGCTGCTGCTCGGTCTGTTCTTCCTCCGGGTGCTCATCATCAACAACGCCGGCGCGCTGATCGGCTGA